A genomic stretch from Corynebacterium terpenotabidum Y-11 includes:
- a CDS encoding class I SAM-dependent methyltransferase, whose translation MTERPTTDQRSAAPAHPVHGDHSGHNHHSNHNHHSALARYCDVAVIGASAVGLAAARQLARRRRTVIVVDDGSPGSEAAAGNLAGIGYAEVRSYGVEVLTGQVTGVHPDADGGFRIGLGGGNMLVARRVFDATDRTGAPGDRDSGVSSGTGDRIADSLADSLTEEDRTATARLSGDEADWDHRYGGDRTWSGNPNGTLVHEVTDLAPGRALDVGAGEGADALWLADCGWTVTATDISGNALARIRAEAERRGLAVDLIHGDVNDPAPFGTTTFDLVSLQYGSFRRTPDQRGLHNLLNAVAPGGTLLVVHHDHTPAGEQSGTPSGTASRPLMYDPAALVGVDDIATALAADPDTWCIEVHDTRPRPAGAVSTHHVDDVVLRATRRDTRQR comes from the coding sequence ATGACCGAGCGTCCCACCACCGACCAGCGTTCCGCCGCACCCGCACACCCAGTGCACGGTGATCACAGCGGCCACAACCATCACAGCAACCACAACCACCATTCAGCCCTCGCACGGTACTGCGACGTCGCCGTCATCGGGGCCTCCGCCGTCGGTCTCGCAGCCGCCCGTCAACTCGCCCGTCGGCGCCGCACCGTCATCGTGGTCGATGACGGCTCACCCGGCAGTGAGGCGGCGGCCGGGAACCTCGCCGGCATCGGGTATGCAGAGGTACGCAGCTACGGCGTCGAAGTCCTCACCGGTCAGGTCACCGGCGTGCACCCCGATGCGGACGGGGGCTTCAGGATCGGCCTCGGCGGCGGGAACATGCTGGTCGCCCGTCGGGTCTTCGACGCGACCGACCGGACCGGTGCACCGGGGGACCGGGACAGCGGGGTCAGCAGCGGGACCGGCGACAGGATCGCCGACAGTCTCGCCGACAGTCTCACCGAGGAGGACCGGACGGCCACGGCCCGACTCTCCGGCGACGAGGCCGACTGGGACCACCGCTACGGCGGCGACCGGACATGGAGCGGCAATCCCAACGGCACCCTCGTCCACGAGGTCACCGACCTGGCGCCCGGCCGGGCGCTCGACGTCGGCGCCGGCGAAGGTGCCGATGCCCTCTGGCTGGCTGACTGCGGGTGGACGGTCACCGCGACCGACATCTCCGGCAACGCGCTTGCCCGGATCCGCGCGGAGGCGGAGCGGCGCGGACTCGCCGTCGATCTCATCCACGGCGATGTCAACGATCCCGCCCCCTTCGGCACCACGACCTTTGACCTGGTCTCACTCCAGTACGGTTCGTTCAGACGCACGCCCGACCAGCGTGGACTGCACAATCTGCTCAACGCCGTGGCTCCCGGGGGCACGCTCCTGGTCGTGCATCACGACCACACCCCGGCCGGGGAGCAGTCCGGTACTCCGTCCGGCACCGCGTCCCGCCCCCTGATGTACGACCCGGCAGCCTTGGTCGGCGTCGATGATATCGCCACCGCGCTCGCCGCCGACCCCGACACCTGGTGTATCGAGGTCCATGACACCCGGCCGCGGCCCGCCGGCGCGGTCAGCACCCACCATGTCGACGATGTCGTCCTGCGGGCCACGCGACGGGATAC
- a CDS encoding helix-turn-helix domain-containing protein has translation MNGLSDVEALARSRLRSMRTTLGYSLDELAERTNLSPSTISRVETGKRALSLDVLVPLANALQVSLDVLLEVPTDDDVVIRPVAHSSGTRTTWTLSRPDSRTVAVKMRLEPTDTPPRQRVHPGHDWFLVLEGSVRLWLGDRQVDVGTGEAAEFATMVPHAVTALDGPAELIMVFDRDGQRAHVHQ, from the coding sequence ATGAACGGACTCTCCGATGTCGAAGCGCTGGCGCGGTCGCGGCTGCGGAGCATGCGCACCACCCTCGGCTACTCGCTCGATGAACTGGCCGAACGCACCAACCTCAGCCCGTCGACGATCAGCCGGGTCGAGACCGGGAAGCGTGCGCTGAGCCTTGACGTGCTCGTCCCCTTGGCCAACGCTCTCCAGGTGAGTCTGGACGTGCTCCTCGAGGTGCCCACCGATGACGATGTCGTCATCCGCCCGGTCGCTCACAGCAGCGGGACGCGGACGACGTGGACGTTGAGTCGTCCGGACAGTCGTACGGTCGCGGTGAAGATGCGGCTCGAACCGACTGACACTCCACCCCGGCAACGGGTGCACCCCGGTCACGACTGGTTCCTCGTGCTGGAGGGCAGCGTCCGGCTGTGGCTGGGGGACCGGCAGGTCGACGTCGGCACCGGCGAGGCCGCGGAGTTCGCCACCATGGTCCCGCACGCGGTCACGGCGCTGGACGGCCCCGCCGAGCTGATCATGGTCTTCGACCGCGACGGTCAGCGCGCGCACGTGCACCAGTGA